GCGGTCGCGGCGCTGACCGCCATCGCGGGCGAGGTCCGGGAAGCGGCCAAGGCGCGCGGAGCGGACCGGTCGGTGGTCGCGTTCACCGTTCCGTTCCTGGTGCGCACCCTGCGGCACGCCGACGAGCTGGGGGAGGCGCTGGCCGCGCGCGGCGAGGGCGACCGCTGAACCCCGGCCCGTCGCGCGGATTCCGCCTGCGACGGCTGATCGCCGGCCACTATCCTGGGCCGGTGACCGACGAGGCCCCCGGCGACCGCCGCAGCAGGCTCGGCCAGGCGCTGCGCGAGGTTGACCGGCACGAGAGCCTGCTGCGCACGGCGCGGTTCGTGCGGCGGCTCGCTCCCGGCGACAGCGAGATGGGCGATCCGCTGTCGACCGCGGGCCGGCTGCCGTCGCACCGGCTGGCCCGCGCTCTGGCCGGCACCGCGGAGCCGAGTGTGCTCCGCGAACTCGGCCTGACCGCGGTGCAGGTGTGGCAGGCGTTCACCGCGTCGCGGCGCGCCACCGAGACCGCCGGGATCACCATCCTGTTCACCGATCTGGTCGGGTTTTCCACGTGGGCGCTGGACGCCGGGGACGACGCGGCGCTGCGGCTGCTGCGTGAGGTCGGCCGCGTCTGCGAGCCGGAGATCACCCGCCGCGGCGGACGGATCGTCAAACGCCTGGGCGACGGGCTGATGGCGGTGTTCGCGGATCCCGCTGCCGGTGTCGAGGCCGCGGTGGCGGCGTGTGCGCGGGTGGCGGAGCTGGAGATCTCCGGCCACCGGCCGAGCCTGCGGGCCGGTCTGCACGCCGGCACCCCGCGCAAATTGGGCCACGACTACCTGGGTGTGGACGTCAACGTGGCGGCGCGGGTGGCCGACGCCGCGTCCGGCGGCCAAGTGCTGATCTCCGGCCCGGTGCGCGAGGCGCTGGACCCGCAGCGGTTCCCGGTGCGCCGCAAACGCTGGTTCCGCGCCAAGGGCACGCCGCGCGACTTGGAGATCTTCGCCGTGGAGACGGCGTAACACGCACCGGAGCGACTGTCCAACGTGGACTGACGCGGATACGGCCGGCCGATGGGACGTCCCGGTGTGCGGGTGGGGTGCGCACCGGGTGGACCGGCCCGCCCGGAGCGCGCCGCGTGGGCCACCGGTTGCCCCGGGCTCGGTCCGGGCGCCTGCCCGGCACGGCCCACGAGCGCGGGATTCCCCGTCCCGGGGGGCGGCAAACTCCTCTGTGGACGTGGCCCGGTCCGCGCGCCGGGCATCCCCCGTTCTTGGGATTTCGCCTGGCGGCTGCGGGTGGACGCGTGCTAATTTCCGACCTCGCGTGGGCGTACACGACGCTGGAGGGGAACGTATGTGTGCCGAGCCGGACCCGCGGGGCGCCCGATGAGCGACCGCACCCCCATCTTCGACGACGTCGTCGCCGCGATCGGGCTGGACTGGGCCGACGTGCAGGGTGGTGACGAGGCCCGGGCGGCCGCTGAGGACGCCGCGGAGGAGGTCGTCTCGTGACCCGGCAGGGGTCCGATCGCGTGGAATCGGCCGTTGCGGTGGCGCCCTGCGGCGCGAGCGGTCATCCTGCGAGCATGGCTGACGGGACCGAAGCCGGGCCGGACGAGCTCTTCTGGCAAATCGTCGAGGTGCTCCACGTACCGCGTTCGCTCGCCGAGCAGGAGCTCGCCCGCTCCCGCTCCGACGTCGCGAACGGCGCGGTGCGGCCGGGTGACCCGGCCGAACCCTACGCGCTGGCCTGGCGGCGCATCCGCACCCGGTGGGCGGGCCGCGAACTGGCCTGAGCCGGCCTCCCGGCGGCACGGCCGATCGTGCCCGCCGCTGCCCGCGGCGCGGGACGGCCGGGGGCACACCCGTCCGCCCCGGCGGTCCGGGTTCCGCACGCGCCCTCCCGCACCGTCACCCCGGCCGGGGACCCGCCGCCGCGGCCGGCGTGACCGGCCCCACACCCACGGCGACGGGCGAACCCGGACCGGCCGCTCCGGCGGCGTACTGCTCGGTCGTCCCCGCGGCCGGGCGCGGGGAGCCGGACGGCGTCGACCGCGGTGACGCCCCTCAGCCGGCTGCTGCGTGCCCGGCAGGCTCACCCGGCCGGACATTCCGGGGAAGCGTGCCGGCCGCCGGGCCGCACCGTGGCCACCCCGCCGGGATCCCGGTCCCCGTCCGGATGCTGCCGTCCGGGCCCGCGGCCGAGCCCCGTCGGTGACCCGGCGGCCGGCGCGGCCGGGTCCGCCCCGCATCGGCGCGGCCCGGCGAGAAAGATCCACTGTGGACGGCAATGGCACAAAGTCCTCATTTTGGGGACTTCGGCCTTGCCCGACCGGCCCCGTCCAGGCGCATACTGGTGAGGCACGTGCGGGTGCTCGGGGCACCGCACGGGCGGGGAAAGCGGGTTCCGTCGGGGGATGGTGCCCGCAGGAGGTCGATGCCCGGCCGGTCGGGGCCGTGAAGGGCAGGCGGTCTCCGACGGCGGGCCGGCTTGGGGAAGCCGGCCCGCCGTGCTGTGTGCGGGGGTGACCACATCGCGGAACGGCCTTGGTGCCGTCGGCGGGCGTCTAGTACCGTGGCCGCAGGCCGAGAGGCGCTGCAACGGACCCGTGGTCCGCCACGCTCGGCCCCTTCCGTTCGCACCAAGGGCGCCTCCCGATGGATGGGAGGGCGCTGGTGGACACGATCGCGGCACTGCGAGAAATCCTGGACCGGCGGGTGGCCGTGCTGGACGGCGCCTGGGGCACGACGCTGCAGGGGGCGGGCCTGACCCCGGCCGACTACCGCGGCGATCTGATCACCGACCACCCGCACGACGTCACCGGCGACCCGGACCTGCTCAACCTCACGCGGCCCGACCTGATCCTCGACGTGCACCGGCGCTACCTCGCCGCGGGCGCGGACATCACCACCACCAACACGTTCACGGCCACGAGCATCGGCCAGGCCGACTACGGGCTGGGCCACCTGGTCCGCGAGATGAACGTGCGCGGCGCCCGGCTGGCGCGCCAGGCCGCCGACGAGGCCGGCGGGAAGTTCGTCGCGGGATCGATCGGCCCGCTCAACGTCACCCTGTCCCTGTCGCCGGAGGTCGACGACCCCGCCTACCGGGCGGTGACCTTCGACAAGGTGCGCGACGCCTACGCCGAGCAGATCGCCGCGCTCGCCGAGGGCGGCGTCGACCTGCTGCTGATCGAGACGATCTTCGACACGCTCAACGCCAAGGCCGCCATCGCCGCCGCCCGGGAGGTCGCCCCGCACCTGCCGCTGTGGATCTCGGTGACGATCGTCGACCTGTCCGGCCGCACGCTGTCCGGGCAGACCGTCGAGGCGTTCTGGAGCGCGGTTGAGCACGCCGACCCGCTGGTGGTCGGTGTCAACTGCTCGCTGGGCGCCGAGGAGATGCGCCCGCACGTCGGGCAGCTGGCGAAGCTGGCCGGCACCTACGTCGCCTGCCACCCGAATGCCGGGCTGCCCAACGCGTTCGGCGGCTACGACCAGACCCCCGCCGAGACCGCGCGCCTGCTCGGCGAGCTCGCCGGCACCGGCCTGGTCAATATCGTCGGTGGCTGCTGCGGCACCGGCCCCGAGCACATCGCCGAGATCGCCGAGGCGGTTGCCGGTGCGGCCCCGCGGGTGGTTCCGCCGCCCCGCGCGCACACCCGGTTCAGCGGGCTCGAGCCGTTCGACCTCGGCGCGGACACCGGGTTCGTGATGATCGGCGAGCGCACCAACGTCACCGGCTCGGCGAAGTTCCGGCGGCTCGTGGAATCCGGTGACTACCAGGCCGCGGTGGACGTCGCGCTGGACCAGGTCCGCGGCGGCGCCAACCTGCTCGACGTGAACATGGACGCCGACCTGCTCGACTCGGAGCGGGCGATGACCACGTTCCTCAACCTCATCGCCACCGAACCCGAGGTCGCCCGCATCCCGATCATGATCGACAGCTCGCGGTGGAGCGTGCTGGAGGCCGGGCTCAAGTGCGTGCAGGGCAAGGGGGTGGTCAACTCGATCAGCCTCAAGGAGGGCGAGGAGCAGTTCCTGCAGCAGGCCCGCCGGATCCGCGACTACGGCGCCGGTGTCGTCGTGATGGCGTTCGACGAGCAGGGTCAGGCCGACACCTGCGCGCGCAAGGTGGAGATCTGCGGCCGCGCCTACGACCTGCTCACCCGCGTGGCCGGCTTCCCGCCCGAAGACATCATCTTCGACCCCAACGTGCTGGCCGTCGCCACCGGCATCGCCGAGCACAACGGCTACGCCAAGGCGTTCATCGACGCGCTGCCGCTGATCAAGCAGCGCTGCCCGGGGGCGCGCACCAGCGGCGGCATCTCGAACCTGTCGTTCTCCTTCCGCGGCAACGACGTGGTGCGCGAGGCCATGCACTCGGCGTTCCTGTTCCACGCCGTGCGGGCGGGACTGGACATGGGCATCGTCAACGCCGGTCAGCTCACCGTCTACGAGGACATCCCGGCCGAGTTGCTGGAGCTGGTCGAGGACGTGTTGTTCGACCGCCACCCGGACGCCACCGACCGGCTGGTCTCCTACGCCGAGACCGTCCGCGGCCAGGGCCGCAAGCGTGTGGTGGACCTGTCCTGGCGCGAGGCGCCGGTGGCCGAGCGGCTGCGGCACGCGCTGGTGCACGGCATCGTCGACCACATCGAGGACGACACCGAAGAAGCGCGGCAGAGCTTCGCCCGTCCGCTCGAGGTCATCGAGGGCCCGCTGATGGACGGCATGAAGACGGTCGGCGACCTGTTCGGCGCCGGCAAGATGTTCCTGCCGCAGGTGGTCAAGAGCGCGCGGGTGATGAAGCGGTCCGTCGCCTACCTGGAGCCGTTCATGGCGGCGGAGAAGGAGCAGCTGCGGGCCGCGGGGCAGGTCCAGGCCGAGCGCGGCCAGGGCAGGATCGTGCTCGCCACCGTGAAGGGCGACGTGCACGACATCGGCAAGAACATCGTCGGTGTCGTGCTGGGCTGCAACAACTACGAGGTGATCGACCTCGGCGTGATGGTGCCGGCGGCGAAGATCCTGGACACCGCGGTTGCCGAGAACGCCGACGCGATCGGCCTGTCCGGGCTGATCACGCCGTCGCTGGACGAGATGGTCACGGTCGCCGCGGAGATGCAGCGGCGTGGTCTGAAGATCCCGCTGCTGATCGGCGGTGCGACCACCTCGCGCCAGCACACCGCGGTGCGGATCGCCCCGGCCTACGACCACACCACGGTGCACGTGCTGGATGCCTCCCGGGTCGTCGGGGTGGTGTCGGACCTGCTCGACCCGGACCGCGCGACCGCGCTGGACCAGGCCAACCGCGCGGAGCAGGAGCGGCTGCGTGAGCAGCACGCCGGCAAGCAGCGCCGCCCGATGCTGACGCTGGAGCAGGCGCGCGCGAACCCGGAGCGGGTGTCCTTCGACGAGCTGCCGGTGCCGTCGTTCACCGGCGTGCGGACCGTCGAGCCCGGCCTGCCCGCGCTGCGGGACATGATCGACTGGCAGTTCCTGTTCCTGGCCTGGGAGCTGAAGGGGAAGTACCCGGCGATCCTGGAGCAACCGGTCGCGCGTGAGCTCTTCGACGACGCGAACGCGTTGCTGGACCAGATCATCACGGACGGCAGCCTGACCGCCCGCGGCGCCTACGGGTTCTGGCCCGCGCACCGCGAGGGCGACGACATCGTGCTCGAGCGCGGGGTGCGGTTCCCGATGCTGCGCCAGCAGACGTCCAAACCGCAGGGGCGCGCGAACCGGTGCCTGGCCGACTACATCGCGCCGGCCGGGGACCACCTGGGCGGGTTCGCGGTGACCGTGCACGGCGCGGAGGAGCTGGCCCGCCACTACGAGTCCCGCCACGACGACTACCGCGCGATCATGGTCAAGGCGCTGGCCGACCGGCTGGCCGAGTCCTTCGCCGAGTACCTCCACCTGCAGGCCCGGCGGGAGTGGTTCGAGCCGGACGCGCAGCCGTCGCTCGCGGACCTGCACGCCGAGCGGTTCCGCGGGATCCGCCCGGCGCTCGGGTACCCGGCGAGCCCCGACCACAGCCAGAAGCGGGAGCTGTTCGACCTGCTCGGGGCGGCGCGGCTGGGGCTGGGCCTGACCGAGTCGTTCGCGATGACGCCCGCGGCGAGCGTGAGCGGGCTGATCTTCGCGCACCCGGCGTCGCGGTACTTCACCGTCGGCCGGCTGGGCCGCGACCAGGTGCGCGACTACGCCGCGCGGCGTGGCGTGCCGCAGGCGGAGATCGAAAAGTGGCTGCGCCCCAACCTGGACTACGACCCCGCGGACTGACCCGGTCCTCATCGGGACGAAGCGTGTCCAGCTGAAATGGTTTGCTCACCCGGTCAGGTGGTAGTCCGCCCGGACGGCAGACTACTCACTCAACGGGGTGTGAGATGCACCTGGAATACGAGCACGCGGCGGCCTCCGGGCTCCGCCGTTACGTCAACACGGTCGCCCAGGAGCTGGGTTGCAGCGGCGAGGCCTATTACGCGCACGTGGACCCGGCACCGGCCTACGCCTACATCGCGCTGGACGACCGGCTGTCCGACCATCCCGGCGAGGACACGGCGCTGGTGTGGAACGAGAACGACGGCTGGGCGGTCGCGATCGAGGTGACCGCGGGACACGAGCTGACCGTGGTGCGCTACTTCGGGCGTGAGCTGCTGCCCCCGCCGCCCGACGTGGCCCGGTTCGTGGAGGACGTGTTCGCGGGCCGTGCCCCGGAGGCGGGGCCGGCGGGCACGACCGACGCTGCCGCCGTGCGTCAGCACCTGGCCACCTACGCGATCCCGTACCAGGAACGGGTGACCGCCCGTCCGGGTCGGCCGGCCGAACAGGCCCGCCGGCGCCCGACGAGCTGATTCCCCGGGCGCTGCGCCGTTGGCGGGCTGGGCTGCCCGCGGCGCCCGGCGTGGTGCCCAGGAGCCGGTGGTCTGCCGGGTTTCGCTGATCGCTTTCGCCGGTTGCTTCCGCGTGGGAGGCTGTCCGGTAACGAAACGCGGGACTGCGGAGTCTCCTCGGGTGAGGGCCCGGGGGACGAGGAGGACCATGGCGGGGGACACGGACGCCGATGCCGAGCTGATCGGGGCGGTCCGCGGCGGCGATCTGGCTGCGTACGACACGCTCTTCCGGCGGCACCTGCCGGCCGCGCGCCGGGTGGCGGCGATGCTGTGGCGGGACCGGGCCGAGGTCGACGACCTGGTGGCTGAATCGTTCCTGCGGGTGTTCGCGGCGATCCGGGACGGGGCCGGCCCGGCCGACCGGTTCCGCCCGTACCTGCTGGTGACGTTGCGGAACCTGGCGATGGACTGGGGGCGCCGCCGCGAGCGGTGCGACCCGTGGGCCGCGACCGGCGACGACGGCGCGCCCGGGGTCGAGGAGATCGTTATCGACCGGCTGACCGGCGAGGTCGCGCGGTCGGCGTTCGAGACGCTGCCCGCGCGCTGGCGGTACGTGTTGTGGCACACCGAGATGCTCGGCACCGGGCCGGGGAAGCTCGCCGGCGAGCTCGGGATGACGGCCAACGGGGTCGCCGCGCTCGCGGTACGGGCGCGCGAGGGGTTGCGGCAGGCGTTCCTGCAGGCCCACGTGCCCGCCGCGCGCACCGAGGAGTGCCGCACCGTCCGGCGGCGGCTGGCGGCGTGGACCCGGGGCAAGGTCACCGCGCGGCAGCGGCAGGCGGTGTCGGCGCACCTCGCGCGGTGCCCGAAGTGCCAGCGGATCGCCGCCGCGCTGGAGACGGTCAACGGCGGGCTGCCGGCGCTGGTCCCGCTGCTGGGACGGTTGCTCGGCGGCGGGCCGGCCGTACCCGCCGGGGAAGCCGCCTCGGTCGCGGCCGGTGGTGGCGCTCCCGCCGCGTCCGCGGTGTGGGGCGGGGCGTCCGCGGCGCTGTCGAAGGTCGCGGCGGCGGCGACGCTCGCCGCGGTGGCGGCGGTGGCCGGGCCGGTGGTGACCGCGGAGCCGCCGCCCGGAACCGCGGCAGCAGCGCCGGTCGTGGCCAGGACGCCGGCGGTGCCCGCCGCCCCGGCTGCCCCGGCGCGGCGCGGACCCGGCGCCCAGCGGCCCACCGGAGCACAGCCGGAAACCGGCGGTATCGCGCCGGTCGAGGGCACCGCCGGACAGCGCACCACGACCAACCCCGGCCCGGCCGCGGCCGACGGCCCGCCCGGCGGCACGGACCCCGGCGCCGGCGCGAACGGCCATCGCCGCGGGCGCGGCAACGGGGCCGGGACGGGTGACTTCACCACCGAGGCCGATCGCGGTGACGCCGCCGATGCGCCGGGCCGGTACCACCGCCCAGCCGCGGGGACACCCCCGGACGCCAACGGCAAGGCCGGTGGCCGCGGTGCCGGAAAGCCCGTGGGTGCAGGGAAAAACGACTTCACCACCAAGGCCGATCGCGATGGCGCCGCCGATGGTCCGGGCCGGCACCACCGCCCAGCGTCGACGACGGCCGCGGATGACTCCGGCACCGGTTCCGACGCGGCGAATGCCGGTGCAGTTGCGCACGGCAAGGGAGATGGCGCCACGAAGCCCGGCACGCTCGGGCACGGTGCGGGCCACCGCGCCGCGGACGCCCCGGCGAGGCGTAGCCCTGACCTGGGCACCGGTAGTGCCGCCGCCGGAGCGGCTGCGCCGGGGCGGTAGCGGAGTAACACACACGGCCAGGCCCGGCACCGCGCCCAGCGCGCCGGCCGCGCCACGCCGGGTCCTCGCGAAGACCCCGCGAAGACACGGCGAAGACACGGCGAACACCGGCGGTACCACGCGCGCCAGGCCGGCCACCGGTTACCGGGAGCCGGTCACCCGCACCCACGTCCGCTCGTACCCCGGGATACGGGCGTGGAACCGCGATCGCCGGTTCCGCGTCCACCGGGCCGAGAAGGAGGTCCGGTGGGGTAGACGAGATCTACTTCGGACTCGTGTTGGTGCCGCAGGGGCTCTGGATACTGATCAGCCCGCGGTCCGCGCGCGAGTGGTTGCACCGGCGGGACGGCGGCGGCTTCCGCGAGTTCAGCGACCGGGAACTGCTGCTCACCCGCGCCGCGGGTGCCGCGGGCATTCTGGTGTACGTGGCCGCGGAAATCTTGTTCTGAGCGCTCGCACGGAGACGGTCCGGCGGCCACAGCTCGAGCACATCCACCGACACCCGCACAGCCGGGTCGTTTCCGTGCCGAGAGGCCCCATGGCGTGGGCGTACTGGGCCCAGGTGCGCACGGGGTGGGGCACCAGACGCTGCCCGGGTTCGCGCAGGATGACCTGCCACACCGTGGACCGCGCGAGACACCGCGGCGATGGCTGCCAGCAGCGGCCCGTCCCGGGCCTCCAACACGGCGCGGTCGATGTCCTGGATGAACTCGTTGCCGCCCAGCTCGACGATCACCGTGCGCCCGCCGGGCAGGTAGTCGTCAGCGCGGGCACCGGTGTGGACCATCCCGGCACTGTGGTTCCACCTGGCGCCCGCCAAGCCGGTCACCCGGGGTGGCCCAGCCGTTCGCCGTGGCCACGGCCGACGGGGTGGCGGGCGCGCCCGGCGTCAAGGGTGAACAGCGGTGTCAGCACGGCGCCCGCGAACACGGCGGCGAATGCGGTGCCGCTGATGCCTTTGGTGCGCGGATTCTGCACCGCCCCGCGGTGCTCGGCATGCCCAGCTTCGGGGCCCACCGGGACACGCGCGCCGGCACCGGCGAACCGGGGTGCGGCATGATCGCCACGCCTGCCTGCGTGCGTCTTGTTCCGCCGTGTGCCGCGTGGCGGCCGCGCAGCCCGTCCCGCCGGGCCGGACGGCCTGCCCCGGCGCGCTCAGCCGAGCCAGCGGACCGGGTCGGCCAGGACCGCCGCCAGTTCGTGGTAGGCGGCGCCGGTCGCGCCCGGAGCGGAGTTGTCCGGCGCCGCGTGGATCGCCGGCGCGGTCCACCTGGCGGACAGCACCCGCGCGCGCAGCCGGGCCGCCAGTTCCGGTCGCAACAGGTCGGCGACCTGTGCGAGGTGCCCGCCGAGCACCACCGTCGGGATGTCCAGCACGTTGATCACCCCGGCCAGCGCCACTCCCAGCGCATGGGCCGCCGCCGTCACCGCCGCGCGTGCCCGGGCGTCGCCCGCCGCGGCCAGCTCCGCGAGGTGCGCCGGGGTGGAGGCGGGCGGCAAACCGGCGGCGGCGAGCAGCGCGTCCCGGCCCGCGTAGGTTTCCAGGCAGCCGGTCGACCCGCACCGGCACGCCGGGCCCGCCGGGTCGACGCACACGTGCCCGATCTCGCCGGCCCACCCGTGCTGCCCCGCCATCACCGCACCACCCACCACCGCCGCGCCGCCGATGCCGATCTCACCGGAGAGGTACACGAAGTCGGCGAACGGCCCGGGGCGCCCGGGGGCGACCTCGGCGACCGTGCGGGCGGCGAGGTTCGCCTCGTTGCCCGCACGCAACGGCAGTCCCGCCACCGCGGCCGGGGCCAGCAGATCCGCCGGGCGCACGCCGGACCACCCGAGGTTCGGGGCGCGCAGCAGGGCGCCGTCCGCCGCGGCGACGATTCCGGGCAGGGCGAGGCCCGCGCCGACCAGCCGCAGCTCGCCGGGCAGCCCGCCGAGGACCCGCGCCGCCAGCGTGCCCAGCCGGGCCAGTGCGCGCGCCGGGTCGCTTCCCACCAGGTCGGCGTACTCCAGCGACTCGGCGACCACCCGGCCCCGCAGGTCGATCACCCGCACCGCGAGGAACCCGGCGTTGACCTGCAATCCCAGCGCGGCGAGCCGGGACCCGGGCACCAGGGGAGTGGCCGGACGGCCGCGCCGGCCGCCGCCGTCCGGTTCGATCTCGGCGAGCACCCCCGCCGCCACCAGTTCGTCGGCCAGCCGCGTCGCCGTGGTGCGGGTCATCGAGGTCGCCGCCGCCACGTCCGCGCGCGACAGCGGCCGGGCCGACGCGCACACGGTGCGCGCCACCAGTGCCAGGTTTCTCGCCCGCAGGCTCGACTGACGTGCGCTGGTCTGCGGGCCGGGGACGGTCACGGCCCCGATCCTAACCGGACGATCGATTTCGTTCAGCGGGTGGACGAAATCATCCGATCAGATGCTCGAGCGCGAGCTGCTGCAACTGCACGAACCCGAAGTCGCGCTGCGCGGCCTCCCCGGGATCGAAGCCGTCGTCGGCGGCCA
The sequence above is a segment of the Amycolatopsis viridis genome. Coding sequences within it:
- a CDS encoding DUF6292 family protein; the encoded protein is MHLEYEHAAASGLRRYVNTVAQELGCSGEAYYAHVDPAPAYAYIALDDRLSDHPGEDTALVWNENDGWAVAIEVTAGHELTVVRYFGRELLPPPPDVARFVEDVFAGRAPEAGPAGTTDAAAVRQHLATYAIPYQERVTARPGRPAEQARRRPTS
- a CDS encoding sigma-70 family RNA polymerase sigma factor — its product is MAGDTDADAELIGAVRGGDLAAYDTLFRRHLPAARRVAAMLWRDRAEVDDLVAESFLRVFAAIRDGAGPADRFRPYLLVTLRNLAMDWGRRRERCDPWAATGDDGAPGVEEIVIDRLTGEVARSAFETLPARWRYVLWHTEMLGTGPGKLAGELGMTANGVAALAVRAREGLRQAFLQAHVPAARTEECRTVRRRLAAWTRGKVTARQRQAVSAHLARCPKCQRIAAALETVNGGLPALVPLLGRLLGGGPAVPAGEAASVAAGGGAPAASAVWGGASAALSKVAAAATLAAVAAVAGPVVTAEPPPGTAAAAPVVARTPAVPAAPAAPARRGPGAQRPTGAQPETGGIAPVEGTAGQRTTTNPGPAAADGPPGGTDPGAGANGHRRGRGNGAGTGDFTTEADRGDAADAPGRYHRPAAGTPPDANGKAGGRGAGKPVGAGKNDFTTKADRDGAADGPGRHHRPASTTAADDSGTGSDAANAGAVAHGKGDGATKPGTLGHGAGHRAADAPARRSPDLGTGSAAAGAAAPGR
- a CDS encoding adenylate/guanylate cyclase domain-containing protein yields the protein MTDEAPGDRRSRLGQALREVDRHESLLRTARFVRRLAPGDSEMGDPLSTAGRLPSHRLARALAGTAEPSVLRELGLTAVQVWQAFTASRRATETAGITILFTDLVGFSTWALDAGDDAALRLLREVGRVCEPEITRRGGRIVKRLGDGLMAVFADPAAGVEAAVAACARVAELEISGHRPSLRAGLHAGTPRKLGHDYLGVDVNVAARVADAASGGQVLISGPVREALDPQRFPVRRKRWFRAKGTPRDLEIFAVETA
- the metH gene encoding methionine synthase — encoded protein: MDGRALVDTIAALREILDRRVAVLDGAWGTTLQGAGLTPADYRGDLITDHPHDVTGDPDLLNLTRPDLILDVHRRYLAAGADITTTNTFTATSIGQADYGLGHLVREMNVRGARLARQAADEAGGKFVAGSIGPLNVTLSLSPEVDDPAYRAVTFDKVRDAYAEQIAALAEGGVDLLLIETIFDTLNAKAAIAAAREVAPHLPLWISVTIVDLSGRTLSGQTVEAFWSAVEHADPLVVGVNCSLGAEEMRPHVGQLAKLAGTYVACHPNAGLPNAFGGYDQTPAETARLLGELAGTGLVNIVGGCCGTGPEHIAEIAEAVAGAAPRVVPPPRAHTRFSGLEPFDLGADTGFVMIGERTNVTGSAKFRRLVESGDYQAAVDVALDQVRGGANLLDVNMDADLLDSERAMTTFLNLIATEPEVARIPIMIDSSRWSVLEAGLKCVQGKGVVNSISLKEGEEQFLQQARRIRDYGAGVVVMAFDEQGQADTCARKVEICGRAYDLLTRVAGFPPEDIIFDPNVLAVATGIAEHNGYAKAFIDALPLIKQRCPGARTSGGISNLSFSFRGNDVVREAMHSAFLFHAVRAGLDMGIVNAGQLTVYEDIPAELLELVEDVLFDRHPDATDRLVSYAETVRGQGRKRVVDLSWREAPVAERLRHALVHGIVDHIEDDTEEARQSFARPLEVIEGPLMDGMKTVGDLFGAGKMFLPQVVKSARVMKRSVAYLEPFMAAEKEQLRAAGQVQAERGQGRIVLATVKGDVHDIGKNIVGVVLGCNNYEVIDLGVMVPAAKILDTAVAENADAIGLSGLITPSLDEMVTVAAEMQRRGLKIPLLIGGATTSRQHTAVRIAPAYDHTTVHVLDASRVVGVVSDLLDPDRATALDQANRAEQERLREQHAGKQRRPMLTLEQARANPERVSFDELPVPSFTGVRTVEPGLPALRDMIDWQFLFLAWELKGKYPAILEQPVARELFDDANALLDQIITDGSLTARGAYGFWPAHREGDDIVLERGVRFPMLRQQTSKPQGRANRCLADYIAPAGDHLGGFAVTVHGAEELARHYESRHDDYRAIMVKALADRLAESFAEYLHLQARREWFEPDAQPSLADLHAERFRGIRPALGYPASPDHSQKRELFDLLGAARLGLGLTESFAMTPAASVSGLIFAHPASRYFTVGRLGRDQVRDYAARRGVPQAEIEKWLRPNLDYDPAD
- a CDS encoding ROK family protein translates to MTVPGPQTSARQSSLRARNLALVARTVCASARPLSRADVAAATSMTRTTATRLADELVAAGVLAEIEPDGGGRRGRPATPLVPGSRLAALGLQVNAGFLAVRVIDLRGRVVAESLEYADLVGSDPARALARLGTLAARVLGGLPGELRLVGAGLALPGIVAAADGALLRAPNLGWSGVRPADLLAPAAVAGLPLRAGNEANLAARTVAEVAPGRPGPFADFVYLSGEIGIGGAAVVGGAVMAGQHGWAGEIGHVCVDPAGPACRCGSTGCLETYAGRDALLAAAGLPPASTPAHLAELAAAGDARARAAVTAAAHALGVALAGVINVLDIPTVVLGGHLAQVADLLRPELAARLRARVLSARWTAPAIHAAPDNSAPGATGAAYHELAAVLADPVRWLG